A window from Drosophila kikkawai strain 14028-0561.14 chromosome 2L, DkikHiC1v2, whole genome shotgun sequence encodes these proteins:
- the Tsp26A gene encoding tetraspanin-17 isoform X3, protein MPVRKYRRETSEISCCLKYLLFASNVILWLAALVVLSVGIWAWSEKDMFRNIARLHFIALDPAFVLIMLGGVAFLLGFLGSVGALRENTCLLAAYAIFLSVLLIAEIGFCALAFVLKDKGWIKDQATEGLKAFIRHYREDADQQNLIDWIQEDWLQCCGIDGPKDWDSNNYFNCSSIAIGSREACGVPFSCCRRRPQEVIKNKQCGYDVRKEGYGMELSRIIYEKGCVQAGEEWMEHNLIIISTAVIVVMFFQVFI, encoded by the exons ATGCCCGTGCGCAAGTACCGCCGCGAGACCAGCGAAATAAGCTGCTGTCTTAAGTACCTGCTGTTTGCCAGCAATGTGATCCTTTGGCTGGCGGCCCTGGTGGTCCTCTCGGTGGGCATCTGGGCTTGGAGCGAGAAGGATATGTTCAGGAACATCGCGCGCCTGCACTTCATTGCTCTAGATCCGGCCTTTGTGTTGATCATGTTGGGAGGCGTCGCCTTCCTGCTGGGCTTCCTTGGCAGCGTGGGTGCCCTGCGAGAGAACACTTGTCTCCTGGCAGCG TACGCCATATTTTTGAGTGTGCTGCTCATCGCCGAGATCGGCTTCTGTGCCCTGGCTTTCGTGCTCAAGGACAAGGGCTGG ATCAAGGATCAAGCCACCGAGGGCCTGAAGGCCTTTATCAGGCATTATCGCGAGGACGCAGACCAGCAGAACCTCATCGACTGGATCCAGGAGGACTGGTTGCAGTGCTGTGGTATCGATGGGCCCAAGGACTGGGACAGTAACAACTATTTTAATTGCTCATCCATTGCCATTGGCAGCCGGGAAGCGTGCGGCGTGCCCTTCTCTTGCTGTCGCCGACGTCCCCAGGAGGTGATCAAGAATAAGCAGTGCGGCTACGATGTGCGCAAGGAGGGATAC GGCATGGAACTGTCCAGGATAATTTATGAAAAGGGATGCGTCCAAGCTGGCGAAGAATGGATGGAacacaatttaattattatttccacTGCCGTTATTGTTGTGATGTTTTTCCAGGTCTTTATTTAg
- the Tsp26A gene encoding tetraspanin-17 isoform X2, producing MPVRKYRRETSEISCCLKYLLFASNVILWLAALVVLSVGIWAWSEKDMFRNIARLHFIALDPAFVLIMLGGVAFLLGFLGSVGALRENTCLLAAYAIFLSVLLIAEIGFCALAFVLKDKGWIKDQATEGLKAFIRHYREDADQQNLIDWIQEDWLQCCGIDGPKDWDSNNYFNCSSIAIGSREACGVPFSCCRRRPQEVIKNKQCGYDVRKEGYPVDRNIHERGCLRAGEDWLEAHLISVAVCSVSLLVMQILGICFAQNLRADIYNQKSKWH from the exons ATGCCCGTGCGCAAGTACCGCCGCGAGACCAGCGAAATAAGCTGCTGTCTTAAGTACCTGCTGTTTGCCAGCAATGTGATCCTTTGGCTGGCGGCCCTGGTGGTCCTCTCGGTGGGCATCTGGGCTTGGAGCGAGAAGGATATGTTCAGGAACATCGCGCGCCTGCACTTCATTGCTCTAGATCCGGCCTTTGTGTTGATCATGTTGGGAGGCGTCGCCTTCCTGCTGGGCTTCCTTGGCAGCGTGGGTGCCCTGCGAGAGAACACTTGTCTCCTGGCAGCG TACGCCATATTTTTGAGTGTGCTGCTCATCGCCGAGATCGGCTTCTGTGCCCTGGCTTTCGTGCTCAAGGACAAGGGCTGG ATCAAGGATCAAGCCACCGAGGGCCTGAAGGCCTTTATCAGGCATTATCGCGAGGACGCAGACCAGCAGAACCTCATCGACTGGATCCAGGAGGACTGGTTGCAGTGCTGTGGTATCGATGGGCCCAAGGACTGGGACAGTAACAACTATTTTAATTGCTCATCCATTGCCATTGGCAGCCGGGAAGCGTGCGGCGTGCCCTTCTCTTGCTGTCGCCGACGTCCCCAGGAGGTGATCAAGAATAAGCAGTGCGGCTACGATGTGCGCAAGGAGGGATAC CCCGTGGATAGGAATATACATGAGCGCGGATGCTTGCGCGCCGGCGAAGATTGGCTGGAGGCTCATCTTATTAGTGTAGCAGTCTGCTCTGTGAGCCTGCTCGTTATGCAG ATCCTGGGCATTTGCTTTGCTCAAAACCTGCGCGCCGATATCTACAACCAGAAATCAAAGTGGCACTGA
- the Tsp26A gene encoding tetraspanin-5 isoform X5 — protein MPVRKYRRETSEISCCLKYLLFASNVILWLAALVVLSVGIWAWSEKDMFRNIARLHFIALDPAFVLIMLGGVAFLLGFLGSVGALRENTCLLAAYAIFLSVLLIAEIGFCALAFVLKDKGWIKDQATEGLKAFIRHYREDADQQNLIDWIQEDWLQCCGIDGPKDWDSNNYFNCSSIAIGSREACGVPFSCCRRRPQEVIKNKQCGYDVRKEGYPVDRNIHERGCLRAGEDWLEAHLISVAVCSVSLLVMQGMELSRIIYEKGCVQAGEEWMEHNLIIISTAVIVVMFFQILGICFAQNLRADIYNQKSKWH, from the exons ATGCCCGTGCGCAAGTACCGCCGCGAGACCAGCGAAATAAGCTGCTGTCTTAAGTACCTGCTGTTTGCCAGCAATGTGATCCTTTGGCTGGCGGCCCTGGTGGTCCTCTCGGTGGGCATCTGGGCTTGGAGCGAGAAGGATATGTTCAGGAACATCGCGCGCCTGCACTTCATTGCTCTAGATCCGGCCTTTGTGTTGATCATGTTGGGAGGCGTCGCCTTCCTGCTGGGCTTCCTTGGCAGCGTGGGTGCCCTGCGAGAGAACACTTGTCTCCTGGCAGCG TACGCCATATTTTTGAGTGTGCTGCTCATCGCCGAGATCGGCTTCTGTGCCCTGGCTTTCGTGCTCAAGGACAAGGGCTGG ATCAAGGATCAAGCCACCGAGGGCCTGAAGGCCTTTATCAGGCATTATCGCGAGGACGCAGACCAGCAGAACCTCATCGACTGGATCCAGGAGGACTGGTTGCAGTGCTGTGGTATCGATGGGCCCAAGGACTGGGACAGTAACAACTATTTTAATTGCTCATCCATTGCCATTGGCAGCCGGGAAGCGTGCGGCGTGCCCTTCTCTTGCTGTCGCCGACGTCCCCAGGAGGTGATCAAGAATAAGCAGTGCGGCTACGATGTGCGCAAGGAGGGATAC CCCGTGGATAGGAATATACATGAGCGCGGATGCTTGCGCGCCGGCGAAGATTGGCTGGAGGCTCATCTTATTAGTGTAGCAGTCTGCTCTGTGAGCCTGCTCGTTATGCAG GGCATGGAACTGTCCAGGATAATTTATGAAAAGGGATGCGTCCAAGCTGGCGAAGAATGGATGGAacacaatttaattattatttccacTGCCGTTATTGTTGTGATGTTTTTCCAG ATCCTGGGCATTTGCTTTGCTCAAAACCTGCGCGCCGATATCTACAACCAGAAATCAAAGTGGCACTGA
- the Tsp26A gene encoding tetraspanin-17 isoform X1, translated as MPVRKYRRETSEISCCLKYLLFASNVILWLAALVVLSVGIWAWSEKDMFRNIARLHFIALDPAFVLIMLGGVAFLLGFLGSVGALRENTCLLAAYAIFLSVLLIAEIGFCALAFVLKDKGWIKDQATEGLKAFIRHYREDADQQNLIDWIQEDWLQCCGIDGPKDWDSNNYFNCSSIAIGSREACGVPFSCCRRRPQEVIKNKQCGYDVRKEGYGMELSRIIYEKGCVQAGEEWMEHNLIIISTAVIVVMFFQILGICFAQNLRADIYNQKSKWH; from the exons ATGCCCGTGCGCAAGTACCGCCGCGAGACCAGCGAAATAAGCTGCTGTCTTAAGTACCTGCTGTTTGCCAGCAATGTGATCCTTTGGCTGGCGGCCCTGGTGGTCCTCTCGGTGGGCATCTGGGCTTGGAGCGAGAAGGATATGTTCAGGAACATCGCGCGCCTGCACTTCATTGCTCTAGATCCGGCCTTTGTGTTGATCATGTTGGGAGGCGTCGCCTTCCTGCTGGGCTTCCTTGGCAGCGTGGGTGCCCTGCGAGAGAACACTTGTCTCCTGGCAGCG TACGCCATATTTTTGAGTGTGCTGCTCATCGCCGAGATCGGCTTCTGTGCCCTGGCTTTCGTGCTCAAGGACAAGGGCTGG ATCAAGGATCAAGCCACCGAGGGCCTGAAGGCCTTTATCAGGCATTATCGCGAGGACGCAGACCAGCAGAACCTCATCGACTGGATCCAGGAGGACTGGTTGCAGTGCTGTGGTATCGATGGGCCCAAGGACTGGGACAGTAACAACTATTTTAATTGCTCATCCATTGCCATTGGCAGCCGGGAAGCGTGCGGCGTGCCCTTCTCTTGCTGTCGCCGACGTCCCCAGGAGGTGATCAAGAATAAGCAGTGCGGCTACGATGTGCGCAAGGAGGGATAC GGCATGGAACTGTCCAGGATAATTTATGAAAAGGGATGCGTCCAAGCTGGCGAAGAATGGATGGAacacaatttaattattatttccacTGCCGTTATTGTTGTGATGTTTTTCCAG ATCCTGGGCATTTGCTTTGCTCAAAACCTGCGCGCCGATATCTACAACCAGAAATCAAAGTGGCACTGA
- the Tsp26A gene encoding tetraspanin-17 isoform X4: MPVRKYRRETSEISCCLKYLLFASNVILWLAALVVLSVGIWAWSEKDMFRNIARLHFIALDPAFVLIMLGGVAFLLGFLGSVGALRENTCLLAAYAIFLSVLLIAEIGFCALAFVLKDKGWIKDQATEGLKAFIRHYREDADQQNLIDWIQEDWLQCCGIDGPKDWDSNNYFNCSSIAIGSREACGVPFSCCRRRPQEVIKNKQCGYDVRKEGYILGICFAQNLRADIYNQKSKWH; this comes from the exons ATGCCCGTGCGCAAGTACCGCCGCGAGACCAGCGAAATAAGCTGCTGTCTTAAGTACCTGCTGTTTGCCAGCAATGTGATCCTTTGGCTGGCGGCCCTGGTGGTCCTCTCGGTGGGCATCTGGGCTTGGAGCGAGAAGGATATGTTCAGGAACATCGCGCGCCTGCACTTCATTGCTCTAGATCCGGCCTTTGTGTTGATCATGTTGGGAGGCGTCGCCTTCCTGCTGGGCTTCCTTGGCAGCGTGGGTGCCCTGCGAGAGAACACTTGTCTCCTGGCAGCG TACGCCATATTTTTGAGTGTGCTGCTCATCGCCGAGATCGGCTTCTGTGCCCTGGCTTTCGTGCTCAAGGACAAGGGCTGG ATCAAGGATCAAGCCACCGAGGGCCTGAAGGCCTTTATCAGGCATTATCGCGAGGACGCAGACCAGCAGAACCTCATCGACTGGATCCAGGAGGACTGGTTGCAGTGCTGTGGTATCGATGGGCCCAAGGACTGGGACAGTAACAACTATTTTAATTGCTCATCCATTGCCATTGGCAGCCGGGAAGCGTGCGGCGTGCCCTTCTCTTGCTGTCGCCGACGTCCCCAGGAGGTGATCAAGAATAAGCAGTGCGGCTACGATGTGCGCAAGGAGGGATAC ATCCTGGGCATTTGCTTTGCTCAAAACCTGCGCGCCGATATCTACAACCAGAAATCAAAGTGGCACTGA